Part of the Georgenia sp. TF02-10 genome, CAAAGGTGACCGCCGCGGCGACCCAGGGTCGTCGCGGCCGCGGCGCCCCCTGCCCGCCCGGTGGCGGTACCTCGGGTCCGCCCGGTGGCCGCCCGCCCGGTGGCTGCCCTTCCAGCGTCCGTCGCTGGGCTTCTGGGCCGTCCAGCCGCACTCGGGGCGCTCGAGCGTCTGCGGTCGGCCGGTCCGGATGGTCCGGATGGTCGGGTTGGTCGGGCTGACTCACGATGATCATCCAAGGGAGAGGCGGCGTTGCCGGCGGATGAGCCGGTTGTCAACGTCCGATTCTGCTCCCGATTCTGGGCGGTGCGGGCCCGAATCGTCGCGAGGGCACCGGCCGATCTGGCCGCGACCCTGTGAGCCGGCGCCCTCGCGGCCCACCGGAACGAGCCGCCACCGCGCGGACGCGGCAGCAGCCGGTGCTGGTCTACATCGACCCCGTCCATCTTGACGCCGCAGTCCGTCGCCAGAGCGCCAGTAGTCAGGCTCATGGTTGGGCCCGTGGCGGCCGTCCGTCACAACGGACGGTCTCACTATCCACTGGCAGCGCCTCCGGCGATGCCGCGCAGCTGACGTGGATCCGCGGGTAGCCGCGCCCAGGTCTCGCGGCGGAGAACGACGGGAAGCTCGTTGGCTGGTAAGTGGTCCTCGAAGAGGGCGAGAGTCTCGCCCAGGCCGCCGGCGGACGGCGCGATGATGCCGTGCAGTTGCATCCGGTAGGCCGCCTGCGCGACACGCTGGCACTTCTCGTACTCGTCGACCGCGCTGGAGAGATGGTCCAACGTCAGCGAGACGGCGTCCCGGCTGCTGGCTTGACGCAGGTCAAGCACGTTAGTTACGGCAACCTGGCAGGTCCAGAGAGTGCGCGGGCCGACCTCGTCTCCGGTCATGCCCTCGACGTCGTCAACGAGGTGGCGGTACGCCTCGATCGTGACACTGGCGGTCGGTCGCCCGAGGTAGAGCACCGGGAAGGCACCGGCTGGTCCCCACCGTCCTCCAGCCGGACTGCCGGACAGCGTGGTGACGCGTGGGCTGCAGTGCCGCTGGAACACACCGTCGATGGCGCTGGTCTTTGCGCGGGAGACTGCCACCGCCAGGCTAACCACTACATGGCACCCGTGTGCAGGCGTTCAATGGCCTCGAGGACGACGTCGAACTGCCCGGCCTCGAGCAGATCGATCGGACGTTGACCGCCTAGGCCGCGGTTACGACCGTGCAGCCAAATCTCGACCCCGTCCTCGGTGTAGACGTCACGCAAGTGGTCCACAACGTACTTCAGTTCGAGCAACCGTGCACGACTGTCCCCTTCTGGGCGGCTGGAGCCGGAGGCCCACCGCTGCACCTGGCGCTCACTCACCCCTGTAAGCGTCCCAATCTCCGCGTTGGTCAACGCGCTACCCCGTAGCTCGCTGACCACCCGCGGATACATCACGTCTGCCGCTGGCTGGCTCACGCGTCACGTCCTTCCTGCCTCGGTCGTCGGAGCCCATCCATGCCCATCCTGGTGTCGGCTCACATGTCCGCGCACGTGTCGGGGCTCGTGTCGCCCCTGGTGTCGGATCGTATGCCGTGCAGCGGTGTCGAACAAGGAGATGGCCATGCCGGCTGAACTGCTGATCCATCCTGGACGCCAGGACCACCTAGTGGTGGCGGACCTCATCGCGCCCGGGG contains:
- a CDS encoding RES family NAD+ phosphorylase → MAVSRAKTSAIDGVFQRHCSPRVTTLSGSPAGGRWGPAGAFPVLYLGRPTASVTIEAYRHLVDDVEGMTGDEVGPRTLWTCQVAVTNVLDLRQASSRDAVSLTLDHLSSAVDEYEKCQRVAQAAYRMQLHGIIAPSAGGLGETLALFEDHLPANELPVVLRRETWARLPADPRQLRGIAGGAASG
- a CDS encoding antitoxin Xre/MbcA/ParS toxin-binding domain-containing protein; translated protein: MSQPAADVMYPRVVSELRGSALTNAEIGTLTGVSERQVQRWASGSSRPEGDSRARLLELKYVVDHLRDVYTEDGVEIWLHGRNRGLGGQRPIDLLEAGQFDVVLEAIERLHTGAM